Proteins from one Microcoleus sp. FACHB-672 genomic window:
- a CDS encoding sensor histidine kinase: MNTLLKKLLGPRRMEYLTMDQDLIVLETSAGVKRFADRPDEVVPGNDVRAGFPELIGVEHILSEVLQGKQAGFEFKGIARFSDRESPLYIDLFVSEFQHDETLENQLVVFFEDVTEMMVLKQTLVQRANESGLLLSALVSSKDYIDKIIKSMADALLVTTSSGQIKTINQSSQELFQYSEEELIGQPISLIIPEKKLLSPIMEPSDLCFQSELLQNIEVDCYTKAGEKISVAFSCSVIQTDIEGVQDFVYIGRDITESKRAEAEIRSALEKEKELNEMKSNFVSMASHEFRTPLTIILTSVELLEDHYYSPKRCEKKTQQYFQMIHSAVKQMTNLLDDVLTLGKSEAGRLEFDPNFIDLGKFCGDLVEEMQLSAGKKHALTFVNECENINACMDEKLLRHILTNLLSNALKFSPPGKPVVLNLMCKDKEVIFEIQDQGIGIPLEDQKRLFELFHRARNARNISGTGLGLAIVHKSVELHGGKIMVASEVGAGTTFRVMIPWNNSPFSNEYEKKS, from the coding sequence ATGAACACCCTTTTAAAAAAACTATTAGGCCCACGCCGTATGGAGTATCTAACAATGGATCAAGACTTGATTGTTTTAGAAACTTCTGCCGGTGTCAAACGGTTTGCTGATCGTCCCGATGAAGTGGTTCCTGGCAATGATGTCCGCGCCGGCTTTCCTGAACTGATAGGAGTTGAACATATTTTATCAGAAGTTTTACAAGGCAAACAGGCGGGCTTTGAATTCAAGGGCATCGCTCGGTTCTCAGATCGGGAATCTCCTTTATATATCGATCTTTTCGTAAGTGAGTTTCAACATGATGAAACGCTAGAAAATCAGTTAGTCGTGTTCTTTGAAGATGTTACGGAAATGATGGTTTTGAAACAAACATTAGTTCAAAGAGCGAATGAATCTGGTTTATTACTCAGTGCGCTGGTTAGTTCAAAAGATTATATAGATAAAATCATTAAATCGATGGCCGATGCTTTATTGGTGACAACTTCTTCCGGCCAGATTAAAACGATCAATCAATCAAGTCAAGAATTATTTCAATATAGCGAAGAAGAATTAATTGGCCAGCCCATTTCGTTGATTATACCTGAGAAAAAACTTCTTTCTCCAATCATGGAGCCATCAGATTTATGCTTTCAATCTGAATTGTTGCAAAATATAGAAGTCGATTGCTATACGAAAGCCGGCGAAAAAATTTCTGTTGCGTTTTCCTGTTCAGTCATTCAGACAGATATAGAAGGCGTGCAAGATTTTGTTTATATCGGTCGGGATATCACCGAAAGTAAGCGTGCTGAAGCGGAAATTCGTTCTGCTCTGGAAAAAGAAAAAGAACTTAATGAAATGAAATCTAATTTTGTCTCGATGGCATCTCATGAGTTTCGGACGCCACTCACGATTATCCTAACTTCAGTAGAATTATTAGAAGATCACTATTATAGTCCTAAAAGATGCGAAAAAAAGACTCAACAATATTTTCAGATGATTCACTCAGCCGTCAAACAAATGACAAACTTATTAGATGATGTGCTGACGCTCGGAAAATCTGAAGCCGGGAGATTAGAATTCGATCCCAATTTCATTGACTTAGGAAAATTTTGTGGCGATCTGGTAGAAGAGATGCAACTCAGTGCCGGCAAAAAGCACGCCCTTACCTTTGTTAATGAGTGCGAAAATATTAATGCTTGTATGGATGAAAAACTCCTGCGCCATATTCTCACTAACTTGCTTTCCAACGCGCTCAAGTTTTCACCGCCAGGGAAGCCAGTTGTTTTGAACCTCATGTGTAAAGATAAAGAGGTAATTTTTGAGATTCAAGATCAAGGGATTGGTATTCCTTTAGAAGATCAAAAACGATTGTTTGAATTATTTCATCGGGCCAGAAATGCCCGAAATATTTCTGGCACCGGCTTAGGATTGGCGATTGTCCACAAGTCTGTAGAATTACACGGTGGCAAAATTATGGTAGCAAGTGAAGTTGGAGCCGGCACAACCTTTAGAGTCATGATTCCCTGGAATAACTCTCCCTTTTCAAATGAATATGAAAAGAAAAGTTAA
- a CDS encoding zf-TFIIB domain-containing protein, with product MKCPACDKTLSQKVAGNITVDACEGGCGGIWFDNFELKKVDEPDEAAGEVLLAIDRTKAIEVDQNKKRHCPRCETIIMMRHFFSVKRQVLVDECPKCGGFWLDAGELAAIRQQFSSDEVKEAVAEEYLSDVFDSYLATRLMRRQG from the coding sequence ATGAAATGCCCAGCTTGCGATAAAACTTTAAGCCAAAAAGTAGCAGGAAATATTACAGTAGATGCCTGCGAAGGTGGGTGCGGCGGAATTTGGTTCGATAACTTTGAGCTAAAAAAAGTCGATGAGCCAGATGAGGCAGCCGGCGAAGTTCTTTTAGCGATTGATAGAACGAAAGCAATTGAGGTTGATCAAAATAAGAAGCGACACTGCCCTCGCTGTGAAACTATCATAATGATGCGACATTTTTTCAGCGTGAAACGGCAAGTATTAGTTGATGAATGTCCAAAATGCGGGGGTTTTTGGTTAGATGCCGGTGAATTAGCGGCTATCCGACAACAATTTAGTTCAGACGAAGTCAAAGAAGCTGTTGCGGAGGAATATTTATCTGATGTTTTTGATAGCTATTTGGCAACAAGGTTAATGCGACGCCAAGGTTAA
- a CDS encoding sensor histidine kinase — protein sequence MSKILVVEDDAATRLFLKRDLQLEGYDVTVAKDGAEGLLQAKQLQPALIICDWIMPLMDGVEVCRQIKADPLLATTFFILLTSRESVAHRVEGLDAGADEFLSKPIDPNELLARVRAGLRQYQLTQELSQSNQQLNRAMQELQHTQMQLIQSEKMSGLGQMVAGIAHEINNPVTFIDGNLAHAGHYLQDLLRLVKLYQKHYPNPVTELQEEIEAIDFQFLAMDLPKILSSMKMGAQRIRQIVLSLRNFSRLDEAEKKKVDLHEGLDNTLLILQHRLQPSDSYSGIQILKEYGELPLVECYAGQLNQVFLNIISNAIDVLEEAKNHPLEAAECLLPVIRIHTEVKNHRWVVIRIADNGLGMTKEVERKLFDPFFTTKPVGKGTGMGLSISYQIVVEKHGGTLTCISEPGQGAEFIIEIPLQQSKSLLASHQEHTSDVAGLRPS from the coding sequence ATGTCAAAAATTCTTGTCGTCGAAGATGATGCGGCAACTCGGTTATTTCTCAAAAGAGACCTCCAACTAGAGGGGTATGATGTCACCGTGGCAAAGGATGGTGCCGAAGGACTTCTGCAAGCAAAGCAGTTACAACCGGCTCTAATTATTTGCGATTGGATTATGCCGCTGATGGATGGGGTGGAGGTGTGCCGGCAGATTAAGGCAGATCCCCTTTTGGCGACCACTTTTTTTATTTTACTCACCTCCCGTGAGTCTGTGGCTCACCGAGTCGAGGGACTGGATGCTGGGGCGGATGAGTTTCTTTCTAAACCGATCGATCCGAATGAATTGTTGGCACGAGTACGAGCCGGTTTGCGCCAGTACCAATTAACTCAAGAATTGAGTCAGTCTAACCAGCAGCTTAACCGAGCGATGCAAGAGTTGCAACACACCCAGATGCAACTGATTCAAAGTGAAAAAATGTCTGGTTTGGGGCAAATGGTGGCCGGCATTGCTCATGAAATTAATAACCCAGTTACGTTTATTGATGGCAATCTCGCCCATGCCGGCCACTATCTCCAAGATTTACTAAGGTTAGTAAAGCTCTATCAGAAACACTACCCCAACCCGGTTACAGAGCTTCAAGAGGAAATTGAAGCGATTGATTTTCAATTTCTGGCAATGGATTTGCCCAAAATTTTATCTTCGATGAAAATGGGTGCACAACGCATTCGCCAAATTGTGCTGTCATTGCGTAATTTCTCCCGCCTGGATGAAGCTGAAAAGAAGAAAGTTGATCTGCACGAGGGACTTGATAATACTTTATTAATTTTGCAGCATCGTTTGCAACCGAGTGACAGTTATTCTGGGATTCAGATTTTAAAAGAGTATGGAGAATTGCCCTTGGTTGAGTGTTATGCCGGCCAGCTCAACCAGGTATTTTTAAATATTATTAGCAATGCAATTGATGTGCTAGAGGAAGCGAAAAACCATCCTTTAGAGGCGGCTGAGTGTCTCTTGCCGGTGATCCGAATTCACACAGAAGTGAAGAATCATCGCTGGGTGGTAATCCGAATTGCGGATAATGGATTAGGGATGACAAAGGAAGTTGAACGGAAATTGTTTGACCCTTTTTTCACAACTAAACCAGTCGGTAAAGGCACTGGAATGGGTTTATCTATCAGCTATCAAATTGTGGTAGAAAAGCATGGTGGCACGTTAACTTGCATTTCTGAACCCGGACAGGGTGCTGAGTTTATTATTGAAATTCCGCTACAGCAATCCAAATCATTACTTGCTTCCCATCAGGAGCATACTTCTGATGTAGCAGGGCTGCGTCCTAGTTAA
- a CDS encoding glycoside hydrolase family 10 protein codes for MNLMAIIVRVLSRLRLAVSNFSAKEQKSSRAAESPPSAGKAIRQKSKLLIFVLSLLFGLSVTQVYAAYPPRRVVQQSQTPSEMVTVGHTREFRGVWTATVANIDWPSKPGMPVEQQKAELLSILNRMQALNLNALVLQVRPAGDALYASQLEPWSYWLTGTQGKAPTPYYDPLEFAIAESHKRNIELHAWFNPYRAKTPDKFSLAGNHMAKVYPQYAYQYGDLLWMDPGAKPVQDRTYDVIMDVVRRYDVDGIHLDDYFYPYPKSGISFPDSRTYGAYKAAGGTFSLADWRRDNVNQLMQRLAKGIRAEKPHVKFGISPFGIYRPGQPAGIVGLDQYNELYADAKKWLEEGWVDYLAPQLYWRIDPPQQSYPALLTWWTQHNPKRRHIYAGNYLSQLNGGSWTVSEFKRQVEITRKMAPQLSLGNIFFSMKVFKENRLGVNEAFRSALYPSPALPPAMPWLDNEPPAPPSGITVTSNYVTWDKPAANDVRSWTLYTKAGNTWKLLRVIPSSITAFKVERGTYALSAVDDTANESQAVVVSIR; via the coding sequence ATGAATTTGATGGCTATTATTGTTCGAGTGCTAAGCCGGCTACGGCTTGCAGTTAGTAATTTCAGTGCGAAAGAGCAGAAAAGCTCACGCGCTGCCGAGTCCCCTCCATCTGCCGGTAAAGCAATCCGGCAAAAAAGCAAGTTATTAATATTTGTTTTGTCCCTACTATTCGGACTGAGTGTGACTCAGGTTTACGCCGCTTACCCACCCAGGCGCGTTGTCCAACAATCTCAAACACCTTCTGAAATGGTTACGGTTGGCCATACGCGAGAGTTTCGCGGCGTGTGGACAGCAACGGTAGCCAATATTGATTGGCCTTCAAAACCCGGAATGCCGGTGGAACAGCAAAAAGCAGAATTGCTGTCAATTTTGAACCGGATGCAGGCGTTAAACCTGAATGCTTTAGTATTGCAAGTCAGACCGGCAGGCGATGCTTTATACGCCTCTCAATTAGAACCTTGGAGTTATTGGCTAACCGGCACCCAAGGCAAAGCGCCGACACCCTATTATGACCCGCTAGAGTTTGCGATTGCAGAAAGCCACAAGCGCAATATCGAACTTCATGCCTGGTTCAACCCCTACCGTGCCAAGACACCGGATAAATTCTCGCTTGCCGGTAATCACATGGCAAAAGTTTATCCACAATACGCTTACCAATATGGCGATTTGCTGTGGATGGACCCAGGTGCGAAGCCAGTTCAGGATCGGACGTATGACGTGATCATGGACGTTGTGCGTCGCTATGACGTGGATGGGATTCACCTCGATGATTATTTCTATCCCTATCCGAAAAGCGGCATTTCCTTCCCCGACTCCAGAACTTACGGCGCTTACAAAGCAGCCGGTGGCACCTTTTCTCTTGCTGACTGGCGCAGAGACAATGTCAATCAATTGATGCAGCGTCTTGCTAAGGGAATTCGCGCCGAGAAACCTCACGTTAAATTTGGCATTAGTCCCTTTGGAATTTACCGGCCCGGACAGCCTGCCGGTATTGTCGGACTCGACCAGTACAATGAACTGTATGCCGATGCCAAGAAATGGTTAGAAGAAGGTTGGGTGGATTATTTAGCCCCACAACTTTACTGGCGCATCGATCCACCCCAGCAGAGTTATCCGGCATTGCTGACTTGGTGGACGCAACATAACCCCAAACGCCGCCACATTTACGCCGGTAACTATCTCAGCCAACTCAACGGCGGTAGCTGGACAGTTTCTGAGTTTAAACGACAAGTTGAAATTACCCGCAAGATGGCACCGCAACTTTCTTTAGGGAATATCTTTTTCAGCATGAAGGTATTCAAAGAAAATCGTTTGGGTGTAAATGAAGCTTTCCGATCCGCGCTTTATCCTTCGCCGGCATTGCCACCCGCCATGCCTTGGTTAGATAACGAACCACCGGCACCCCCAAGTGGAATAACGGTGACTTCTAACTACGTGACATGGGACAAGCCGGCTGCCAATGATGTTCGTTCTTGGACGCTTTATACCAAGGCCGGTAATACTTGGAAACTGCTGCGAGTGATACCCTCGAGCATAACGGCTTTTAAAGTTGAGCGCGGAACTTATGCCCTATCCGCCGTCGATGATACCGCCAACGAAAGTCAGGCAGTTGTCGTCTCCATACGGTAA
- a CDS encoding putative bifunctional diguanylate cyclase/phosphodiesterase, translated as MKKILVIEDERSIRKNLLALLTAEEFNVIGAENGSIGVQLARTEFPDLILCDIMMPELDGYGVLAALQQNPATAMIPVICLTARGDRAAQRQTMELGANDFLTKPFTRSELLGAIKTQLSKQEMLKQQQNTALQQAISQLNDLVYYDSLTNLPNRLLLRERFHQALSLQLFPNQIIPVAVLSLDQLDRFSHSLGTDYTDLLLQEISERVVPYVSEIGTVARLNSQQLALILPPVGEGQKATQMAQTIINELSQPFTLLGYKIFITSSIGIALYPNDGEDLDSLLKNAKAAMHEAQEQSGNCYQLYTAAMQEKSYERLMLELDLRHALERSEFQIHYQPQVDLQSGKIVAAEALIRWHHPKRGSVSPAEFIPLAEATGLIVPIDEWVLRTVCRQAKDWQETGFFLPVAVNLSAVQFNEPGLSDRVAQILEATGLEPRFLELELTESAVVQNPTRAIATLKELKALGIHLSLDDFGTGYSSLSYLQQFPFDTLKIDRFFVSELSHEDKNSAIIIGIIKLAHSLNLKVVAEGVETKAQEALLRHYRCDFMQGYGFSPPVPATALEKMLKEQARNLYSTDTG; from the coding sequence ATGAAAAAAATTCTAGTCATAGAAGATGAGCGCTCCATACGCAAGAACCTGCTGGCACTCTTGACGGCTGAGGAGTTCAACGTCATAGGAGCCGAAAATGGCAGCATCGGAGTGCAGTTGGCACGCACAGAATTCCCCGATTTAATTCTGTGCGATATTATGATGCCAGAACTCGACGGTTACGGCGTACTGGCTGCATTGCAACAAAATCCAGCCACTGCCATGATTCCGGTTATTTGCCTCACGGCTAGAGGAGATCGAGCTGCACAGCGTCAGACAATGGAACTAGGAGCCAATGATTTTCTGACAAAGCCCTTCACTAGAAGCGAACTTCTCGGTGCCATTAAAACGCAGTTGAGCAAGCAAGAAATGCTCAAGCAGCAGCAGAATACAGCCCTTCAACAAGCGATCTCCCAGCTCAATGACTTAGTTTATTACGATAGCCTGACAAATCTTCCCAATCGACTTTTATTACGCGAGCGATTTCACCAGGCTCTTAGTCTTCAACTGTTCCCAAACCAAATCATTCCGGTCGCAGTGCTCAGTCTAGATCAGCTCGACCGTTTCAGCCACAGTTTGGGAACCGACTATACAGACTTATTACTACAAGAAATTAGTGAACGGGTTGTTCCTTATGTGAGCGAAATCGGCACAGTGGCCCGATTAAACAGCCAGCAACTCGCTTTAATTTTGCCCCCTGTTGGAGAAGGGCAAAAAGCAACCCAGATGGCTCAAACAATTATTAATGAATTATCTCAACCCTTTACCTTGCTTGGATATAAAATTTTTATCACCAGCAGTATTGGCATAGCGCTGTATCCGAATGATGGCGAAGACCTCGATAGTCTGCTGAAAAATGCCAAAGCTGCCATGCATGAGGCGCAAGAACAGAGTGGTAATTGCTATCAGCTTTACACCGCAGCAATGCAGGAGAAATCTTATGAGCGGTTGATGCTAGAACTCGACTTGCGCCATGCTTTAGAACGGTCTGAGTTTCAAATACATTATCAGCCCCAAGTTGACCTCCAGAGCGGAAAAATTGTGGCTGCCGAAGCATTGATTCGGTGGCACCACCCAAAACGGGGTTCAGTCTCGCCGGCAGAATTTATTCCCCTAGCCGAAGCCACCGGCTTAATTGTCCCCATCGATGAATGGGTGCTGCGGACGGTTTGCCGGCAAGCAAAAGACTGGCAAGAAACGGGATTTTTCTTACCCGTTGCGGTGAACTTGTCAGCCGTTCAATTCAATGAACCGGGTTTAAGCGATCGGGTTGCTCAAATCTTAGAGGCGACAGGGCTAGAGCCTCGTTTTTTAGAGTTAGAACTGACAGAAAGTGCGGTGGTGCAGAACCCAACAAGAGCGATTGCTACGCTAAAAGAACTTAAAGCTTTAGGAATTCATCTGTCCTTAGATGATTTCGGCACCGGCTACTCTTCCTTAAGTTACCTACAACAATTTCCGTTTGACACTTTGAAAATAGACCGTTTCTTTGTCAGCGAACTCAGTCATGAAGATAAAAATTCCGCCATTATCATTGGCATCATTAAACTGGCGCACAGTTTGAATTTGAAAGTGGTTGCGGAGGGCGTTGAGACGAAGGCGCAAGAGGCCCTGCTGCGCCACTATCGCTGTGATTTTATGCAAGGCTATGGATTCAGTCCGCCGGTGCCGGCTACAGCCTTAGAAAAAATGCTCAAAGAACAAGCCCGCAATCTGTACTCAACAGACACGGGTTAA
- a CDS encoding VanZ family protein, which yields MKVRGIKKSNLGWIIAFFGFFALLLLIMLLADLGRLPLPLFQQEPFDKVGHFFLYGIASFLSHRAINRRMMAIFNYPIPLGPFIFSLFTAFEEMLQATLPNRSASFLDFAASMAGIIVFYWVGEIWDRKRQK from the coding sequence ATGAAAGTTCGCGGAATCAAAAAATCAAATCTTGGCTGGATTATTGCCTTTTTTGGCTTTTTCGCCCTGCTGCTGTTAATCATGCTGCTTGCGGACTTAGGAAGGCTACCTCTGCCACTATTTCAGCAGGAGCCTTTTGACAAGGTTGGGCATTTTTTCTTGTACGGGATTGCTTCTTTTCTTAGCCATCGTGCGATAAACCGGCGCATGATGGCAATTTTTAATTACCCAATTCCGCTAGGGCCATTTATCTTTAGTTTATTTACAGCTTTTGAAGAGATGCTGCAAGCAACTTTACCGAATCGCAGCGCGAGTTTTTTGGATTTTGCTGCTAGCATGGCCGGCATTATAGTTTTTTATTGGGTTGGGGAAATTTGGGATCGGAAAAGGCAGAAATAG
- a CDS encoding adenylate/guanylate cyclase domain-containing protein, with amino-acid sequence MNKHFKKLLVPRHLEYLIIGGNWIILDISPGVGRFADCPDEVEPGKDVRTGFPELIGTEEILTAVLQAHQESFELKGIGRFSELTSPFYLDFYVNEYTADEESFEKKLIIFFEDVTEKMLLEQRLVQSTNESNLLVSALSHSKKYNKQIITSMADALIVTTFSGAIKIINKAAQNLFKYGEEELIGQPISRIIADRNFLNLVFQEKLLSNGELLKDIEVVCHTKAGQKIFVEFSCSGLQTDIENLKDFLYIGRDITERQRTQQRWGAQYATARVLSESATLEQAIPKILLAICESVGWTVGELWMVENEEMRMKHEEKILTSHLVGVRSQLLRCVEIWSRPAAVSTEFIEVSKQTTFAFGVGLPGRVWANRSPHWMSDVAKDVNFLRSQLAARSGLHGGFGFPILSNAEVLGVMAFFSREVQQPDEDLLQTMAAIGSQLGQFIKRKRAEAALFESEERYRELFENASDLIQSVTAGGHFIYVNRAWQETLGYIAEISELTVFDIIHPDCKAQWLQIFNRVISGEKIERFQAAFLSKEGKKISVEGNVNCKFVEGKPVAIRAIFRDITERLQAEAELRQEREQTERLLLNILPAPIAERLKQGASTIAENFAEVTVMFADIVGFTQIASYLSPIELVDLLNQIFSAFDRLSEQHGLEKIKTIGDAYMVVGGLPNRRADHAQTIAAMALDMQSAVATFNQENNQAFSIRIGIHSGPVVAGVIGIKKFIYDLWGDTVNIASRMESHGLAGRIQVSDASYQLLQECYLFEERGTISVKGKGEMKTYFLLGRKDQDCGEIAQIQGQNSVLGVREVTQRLVEQIEDKLRETFE; translated from the coding sequence ATGAATAAGCATTTCAAAAAACTCTTAGTCCCGCGTCACCTGGAGTATCTGATCATAGGCGGGAACTGGATTATCTTAGATATATCCCCCGGTGTAGGAAGATTTGCGGATTGTCCTGATGAAGTGGAACCGGGAAAGGATGTCCGCACCGGCTTTCCTGAATTGATAGGAACTGAAGAGATTTTAACGGCAGTCTTGCAAGCACATCAGGAAAGCTTTGAGCTAAAAGGTATTGGGCGATTTTCCGAATTGACTTCTCCTTTTTATCTCGATTTTTATGTTAATGAATATACAGCCGATGAAGAAAGTTTTGAAAAAAAGTTGATTATTTTTTTTGAAGATGTCACAGAAAAAATGCTCTTAGAGCAAAGATTAGTACAAAGTACAAATGAATCAAATCTTTTAGTCAGCGCCCTCTCTCATTCAAAAAAATATAACAAACAAATTATCACATCAATGGCAGATGCCTTGATAGTTACTACATTTTCTGGCGCTATAAAAATAATTAACAAAGCCGCTCAAAATTTATTCAAATATGGGGAAGAAGAATTAATCGGACAGCCAATTTCAAGAATAATTGCTGATCGAAATTTTTTAAACTTAGTTTTTCAGGAGAAGCTTTTATCAAATGGTGAACTTCTGAAAGATATAGAAGTTGTTTGTCATACCAAAGCCGGTCAAAAAATTTTTGTTGAATTTTCTTGTTCGGGCCTCCAAACTGATATAGAAAACTTGAAAGATTTCCTTTATATCGGTCGCGATATTACGGAACGTCAACGCACCCAACAACGCTGGGGGGCGCAGTATGCTACAGCCCGGGTTTTATCTGAATCTGCGACATTAGAGCAGGCGATCCCTAAAATTTTGCTAGCAATTTGTGAAAGCGTGGGATGGACAGTTGGGGAACTTTGGATGGTAGAGAATGAAGAAATGAGAATGAAGCATGAAGAAAAAATTCTCACTTCTCATTTAGTTGGTGTACGCTCTCAATTGCTACGATGTGTGGAAATTTGGTCAAGACCGGCAGCAGTCAGCACAGAATTTATCGAAGTCTCCAAACAAACTACGTTTGCCTTTGGCGTTGGTTTACCCGGTCGTGTGTGGGCAAATCGTTCCCCGCACTGGATGAGCGATGTCGCTAAAGATGTTAACTTCTTGCGATCACAACTTGCCGCCCGATCTGGATTGCATGGAGGGTTTGGTTTCCCCATCCTCAGCAACGCTGAAGTGCTAGGCGTGATGGCATTCTTTAGCCGAGAAGTGCAGCAACCCGATGAAGACTTATTACAGACAATGGCTGCGATTGGCAGTCAACTGGGTCAGTTTATTAAGCGTAAACGAGCGGAAGCTGCGCTTTTTGAAAGTGAAGAAAGATATCGAGAATTGTTTGAAAATGCGAGCGATTTAATTCAATCTGTTACTGCCGGCGGTCATTTTATTTATGTCAATCGAGCTTGGCAAGAAACCTTGGGATATATAGCAGAAATTTCAGAATTAACCGTTTTTGATATCATTCATCCCGATTGTAAAGCTCAATGGTTACAGATATTTAACAGAGTAATATCTGGTGAAAAAATAGAGCGGTTTCAAGCTGCATTTCTTAGCAAAGAGGGTAAAAAAATTTCAGTAGAAGGAAATGTAAACTGTAAATTTGTAGAAGGAAAGCCCGTGGCCATTCGGGCAATCTTTCGAGATATCACCGAGCGATTGCAGGCGGAAGCGGAACTACGCCAAGAAAGGGAACAAACTGAACGCTTGTTGCTCAATATATTACCAGCACCCATTGCCGAGCGCCTGAAACAGGGGGCAAGTACGATTGCGGAAAACTTTGCCGAAGTGACGGTTATGTTTGCAGATATCGTAGGCTTTACGCAGATAGCTTCTTATCTGTCACCGATTGAATTGGTAGACTTGCTGAATCAAATTTTCTCAGCCTTTGATCGGCTGAGTGAACAGCACGGTTTGGAGAAAATTAAGACGATTGGGGATGCTTATATGGTGGTTGGCGGACTCCCCAATCGGCGGGCAGATCATGCTCAAACAATTGCTGCAATGGCCCTTGATATGCAAAGCGCAGTGGCCACATTTAATCAAGAGAATAATCAAGCATTTAGCATCCGGATCGGAATTCATAGCGGGCCGGTTGTGGCAGGAGTCATTGGCATCAAAAAATTTATTTATGATCTGTGGGGCGACACGGTGAATATCGCTAGCCGTATGGAATCACACGGTTTAGCAGGGCGAATTCAAGTGTCTGATGCCAGCTACCAACTCTTGCAGGAGTGTTATTTGTTTGAAGAACGGGGAACAATCTCAGTGAAAGGCAAAGGAGAAATGAAAACTTATTTTCTCTTAGGCAGAAAAGATCAGGACTGTGGCGAAATCGCGCAAATCCAAGGCCAAAATTCTGTATTGGGTGTGCGCGAGGTAACTCAGCGCCTAGTAGAACAGATTGAAGATAAACTGAGAGAAACTTTTGAGTAA